The genomic segment GGAATGTGGGAGATGAAAGGTGATATGTCTGGTGCAGCGACAACGATTGCAGTTTTATTTGCAGCCGCTGAATTGAAATTAAAAGTGAATCTTGTTGGATTAGTCCCAGCCGCTGAAAATATGCCGTCAGGCAGTTCGATGAGACCGGGCGACATTATCCGCACTGCATCTGGGAAATCAATCGAAATAGATAACACCGATGCTGAGGGAAGATTGATTCTTGCCGATGCACTCGAATACGCAGTACGCTATAAACCAAAAACAGTTATCGATCTTGCCACGTTGACCGGCGCTTGCGTTGTTGCACTTGGACAGTTTGCATCCGGATTATTTACGCACGATGATGAGCTTTCTGGAAAATTGGTTAAAGCATCGAACTTGACAGGTGAGAGAACCTGGAGACTTCCATTGTGGGATGATTATCACAAATTGATCAAGAGCGATTTTGCTGACGTTAAAAATGTCGGCGGAAAATGGGGAGGAGCGATCACTGCGGCATGTTTCCTCGAAAAGTTTGTCGATGAAAAATATAAGTGGGCGCATATCGATATCGCTGGTCCTGCCTTCGCAGAAGAGAATATTTCTTACACATCAAAAACTATGACTGGCTATGGTGTACGTTTATTAATTCAATATCTAATTGATGAATTGAAACATTAGTTCGCGATTTTACCGAATTTAATTAAATCCGTGTAAATCCGTCTCATCTGCGTAATCAGTGTTCTATTAAGCATGATGAATGACCCCATTTAGCTTACCATCTTTAATTTCAAAAACACGATTTGCAAGTTTCATCAAGTCGTTGTTATGAGTGACGATGACGAAAGTCTGATTGAACTCTTTATTTAACTTGTTTATGAGTTGATGAAGAGCTTCACTGTTTTGCGTATCGAGATTTCCGGATGGTTCATCTGCAAAAATGATTTTCGGATTATTTGCCAATGCTCTTGCAACTGCAACCCGTTGCTGTTCGCCGCCTGAAAGTTCGGCCGGTTTGTGATTCAACCTCTCGCTTAGTCCCACCAGATCAAGCAGTTTCTTCGATCTTACTTCTGATTTTGCAAGCGTTTTTCCGTCGATCATTTGCGGAATAGAGACATTCTCGAGTGCAGTAAACTCCGGAAGAAGATGATGAAACTGAAAAACAAATCCGATATTTTTATTTCTGAACTTTGCCAGTTCCTGATCTTTCATTTTGAAAAGCTCATTTCCATTGATGGAGATTTTACCTTCATTAGGCGTGTCCAATGCACCCATAATGTGAAGCAGTGTGCTTTTGCCTGCACCTGAAGCACCGACGATCACTGCAATTTCCCCTGTAATAATTTCAAGTGAAATCCCTTTAAGCACCTCGAGAGTTTTTTCCGTACCAGTCTTAAATTTGCGCTTAATATTTTCAGCTATTAATATTTTGTTATCCATTCAGGTTCTAAAATAAAGAATTTGAAGATAAAATCTGAGAGGAAATATGATTCAAAACAGAAGAGTTAAATTATTGGTAAAATATATGTCTTCTCGTTTACTTTTAAATATACGAGTCGGTGCAAGCTAATCTTTCTTTTTGTCATTATTGAATTTGCTAAAAATGTATGCGCGAATAAAATAGACTATCCAGATAACAGCCGCACCGGCAAGAGCTAAAAGGACCGCTGTTCGTGAATCGTATTTATCAAGAGCAAGAGGATAAAAGAGCACTGCAAAAATAATACACAGAATTACTGTAACTATGATCCAGAAGCGGTTATAAAATTTGCTCTTTCTGCCTTCTCATTTTTTGTTTGAGTAATGCTCATAAAACGACTTGTTATCCCGATAAATCGGGACAAGTTGTTTAAGATTAACCCACCTAAAAGAAAGTGGGTAAACATGCCGTTTGAGTTCTCCTTTTTTTGTTTGTTTTCCGAGAACTCAATTTATTATTTTCTTTAAACATACGTTCTGGCTGCTAACCCGCCGCCCCAAACGGACGGCTAAGTTAACAGCACAATACCAATAATTATTTACAATTTATTTTAATGAACACTGCCGAACAACAAACTTGTATAATTAAACACTGCTGATAATTACTGCACTGCCACATTGAAATGGCGGTCGGTGTTGAGCAGCAGGTTATACTTACGGACTTAAATAAAAAGGGCAAACCTTAATAGCTTGCCCTATATTTTTATAACGGTTATTTCAACAATGTCATTTTGTTATTTTGAACAAAGCCATTTACTCTCAAAGAATAAATGTAAACACCACTTGGAAGATTACTTGCATCAAATAATGCTTCATAATTTCCAGACGGCTGTTCTTCATTTACAAGCGTTACTATTTCTTGGCCCAATAAATTATACACCTTTAACTGAACTAATCCTTGTTCTTTTATTTGATATTTAATTATAGTAACCGGGTTGAAAGGATTAGGAAAATTCTGAA from the Ignavibacteria bacterium genome contains:
- a CDS encoding ABC transporter ATP-binding protein; protein product: MDNKILIAENIKRKFKTGTEKTLEVLKGISLEIITGEIAVIVGASGAGKSTLLHIMGALDTPNEGKISINGNELFKMKDQELAKFRNKNIGFVFQFHHLLPEFTALENVSIPQMIDGKTLAKSEVRSKKLLDLVGLSERLNHKPAELSGGEQQRVAVARALANNPKIIFADEPSGNLDTQNSEALHQLINKLNKEFNQTFVIVTHNNDLMKLANRVFEIKDGKLNGVIHHA